One Fulvia fulva chromosome 8, complete sequence DNA window includes the following coding sequences:
- a CDS encoding Putative glutamine amidotransferase-like protein gives MTRLHPRSGTMPCAPLRIAVLECDEPIGRTFEKYGGYGNLFKELLENGVKRVKEVDGMEVPELDVTKYDVVKHEVYPKLEDVDAVLLTGSRHNSFDDDPWILKLVEFTRKVLAQERVRLIGVCFGHQIIGRALDVKVDRSDRGWEISVTDVKLTEQGRRVFKIDELAIHQMHRDIVYEYPKGIEPLGHSPRCGVQGMYAKNRLITVQGHPEFNADIVSELLINRHDKGIFDDAMYADGMKRVRNHHDGVAVSAAFIRFLLEE, from the exons ATGACACGACTCCATCCCCGCTCCGGTACGATGCCATGCGCCCCTCTGCGAATCGCCGTCCTCGAATGCGATGAGCCTATCGGTCGTACATTTGAGAAGTATGGAGGTTATGGCAATCTGTTTAAAGAGCTGTTGGAGAATGGAGTGAAGAGGGTGAAAGAGGTGGATGGAATGGAGGTGCCGGAGTTGGATGTTACCAAGTATGATGTTGTGAAGCATGAGGTTTATCCGAAGTTGGAGGATGTTGATGCGGTGCTTTTGACGGGGAGTC GACACAACTCGTTCGATGATGATCCGTGGATTCTGAAGCTTGTGGAGTTCACGAGGAAGGTGCTGGCGCAAGAGCGTGTGAGGTTGATTGGAGTGTGTTTTGGACATCAGATTATTGGAAGAGCATTGGATGTGAAAGTTGATCGGAGTGATCGGGGGTGGGAGATTTCTGTGACGGATGTCAAGTTGACGGAGCAGGGGAGACGGGTGTTTAAGATTGATGAGTTG GCGATACACCAAATGCACCGCGACATCGTCTACGAGTATCCTAAAGGCATCGAACCCCTCGGACATTCACCGCGTTGCGGCGTTCAAGGAATGTACGCAAAGAACCGCTTGATCACAGTGCAAGGACATCCCGAATTCAACGCCGATATCGTGTCGGAGTTGCTGATCAATAGACACGACAAGGGCATTTTCGACGATGCAATGTATGCGGATGGCATGAAGAGGGTACGAAACCATCACGATGGTGTTGCTGTGAGCGCGGCGTTCATCCGGTTCTTGCTCGAGGAGTGA
- a CDS encoding Golgi apyrase codes for MGKHSYAIVLDAGSSGTRVYVYRWRKNAYARKKYDDEKLDSLPRIKTNKKWRKKVHPGISTFGDKPEAVGSEHLKELVEFAQDIVPKKEYENTPIFLLATAGMRLLPDSQRADLLSSTCSYFQRNTKFQLPDCGLHVQVIQGETEGLYGWIAANYLLGGFDSGAADDHDHGKNHHTYGFLDMGGASAQIAFAPNATEAEKHADDLKLLRLRKVNGEAAEYRVFVTTWLGFGANEARRRYVEHLLDVSPSAHELPDPCLPVGITIKKTGEVLEAGSGDLKGKEPYLLGTGDFTQCLKSTYPLLEKEKECTDAPCLLNGQHTPAIDFNVNHFVGVSEYWHTTHEVFAMAHKDKAYDFQTYQKQVTDFCSRDWKDIEKDVAKHTWGKKVDEKTVEEVCFKASWLINMLHEGIGIPRVGIEDGKPSSGENKTKAILDGAKDRGFLDPFQAVDKIDDKEVSWTLGKVVLYASSQVPPADGAMAVGFGSNVQGTKLPGDFQYPGGRIEGLPKLNETSPHEDDLDWHDKILSSSYSRRVPGILIFLVMLVLAVYLLCGRERRQSWYHKMLGKKGQPGSKRRKPPGRLGGKIFGSSSPSYDRVLEEGDPEEFELGDVSDEDRRSDSSNDGLDAMRSGRTSGMVTPALRGLSPDVSRNSPRAKNYFDSDTPPGTSNGLGITPFDRAGLLSRTESKERLHMPRSHSRRASPTRKSPLTPTLKET; via the coding sequence ATGGGCAAGCACAGTTACGCAATCGTGCTAGATGCCGGCTCCTCAGGCACGAGAGTGTACGTCTACCGATGGCGAAAGAATGCATATGCGCGGAAGAAGTACGACGATGAGAAATTGGATTCACTCCCGCGCATCAAGACCAATAAGAAATGGAGGAAGAAAGTGCACCCAGGAATCTCAACCTTTGGCGATAAGCCTGAGGCTGTGGGATCGGAGCATTTGAAAGAGCTGGTTGAGTTTGCGCAGGACATCGTGCCTAAGAAGGAGTATGAGAACACGCCCATCTTCCTGCTCGCGACAGCGGGGATGAGGCTGCTACCGGATAGTCAGAGAGCGGATCTGCTGAGTAGTACGTGTTCGTACTTTCAGCGGAACACGAAGTTTCAGCTGCCGGATTGTGGCTTGCATGTGCAGGTCATACAGGGCGAGACGGAGGGTCTTTATGGCTGGATTGCTGCGAATTACCTACTGGGTGGATTTGACTCTGGCGCGGCTGATGACCATGATCATGGCAAGAACCACCATACATATGGCTTCCTGGATATGGGTGGCGCATCGGCGCAGATTGCGTTCGCGCCTAATGCGACTGAGGCTGAGAAGCATGCGGACGATTTGAAGTTGTTGCGATTGAGGAAGGTTAATGGCGAGGCTGCGGAGTATAGGGTGTTCGTGACGACCTGGCTTGGATTTGGAGCGAATGAGGCGAGGAGAAGGTATGTTGAGCACCTACTGGACGTATCACCGAGCGCGCACGAACTTCCGGACCCATGTCTGCCAGTGGGCATCACGATCAAGAAGACCGGCGAGGTGCTGGAGGCAGGCTCGGGAGATCTGAAGGGCAAGGAACCCTACTTGCTAGGTACTGGCGACTTTACGCAATGCCTCAAGAGCACATACCCTTTGCTGGAGAAAGAGAAGGAATGTACGGATGCCCCATGCCTCCTGAATGGCCAACACACACCTGCGATCGATTTCAACGTGAACCACTTCGTCGGCGTCTCCGAGTACTGGCATACCACACACGAAGTATTCGCAATGGCGCACAAGGACAAGGCATACGACTTCCAGACATATCAGAAGCAGGTGACAGACTTCTGCTCAAGAGACTGGAAGGACATAGAAAAAGACGTCGCAAAACATACCTGGGGCAAGAAGGTGGACGAGAAGACGGTCGAGGAGGTGTGCTTCAAGGCGAGCTGGCTGATCAACATGCTTCACGAAGGCATTGGCATACCACGAGTAGGCATTGAAGATGGCAAGCCTAGCAGCGGAGAGAACAAGACGAAGGCGATTCTGGATGGCGCGAAAGATCGGGGTTTCCTCGACCCTTTCCAGGCCGTGGACAAGATTGACGATAAGGAGGTGAGCTGGACTTTGGGCAAGGTTGTGCTTTATGCATCATCGCAAGTACCGCCTGCTGATGGCGCAATGGCTGTCGGCTTTGGGAGCAACGTCCAGGGAACGAAGCTACCAGGAGACTTCCAGTACCCAGGTGGACGAATCGAAGGATTACCGAAGCTCAATGAGACGAGCCCTCACGAAGATGACCTGGACTGGCACGACAAGATTCTGTCGAGCAGCTACTCGAGGCGTGTTCCAGGCATTCTAATTTTCCTGGTCATGCTGGTACTTGCAGTGTATCTACTCTGCGGCCGTGAGCGGAGACAGTCATGGTACCACAAGATGCTGGGTAAGAAGGGCCAGCCAGGGTCGAAACGACGCAAGCCGCCGGGTCGACTGGGCGGCAAGATCTTTGGCAGCTCATCGCCGTCATACGATCGCGTACTGGAAGAAGGCGATCCAGAGGAGTTCGAGCTGGGTGACGTATCGGACGAAGACCGACGATCAGATTCAAGCAACGACGGTTTGGACGCTATGCGCAGTGGCAGAACCTCTGGCATGGTGACTCCAGCATTGCGAGGTCTGTCTCCAGATGTATCGCGCAACTCGCCACGAGCGAAGAATTACTTCGACTCCGACACACCCCCTGGGACCTCGAATGGCTTAGGCATCACGCCCTTCGATCGTGCTGGACTACTGTCACGTACCGAGAGCAAGGAGCGATTACACATGCCGAGAAGTCACAGTCGGCGAGCAAGCCCTACACGGAAGAGTCCACTCACACCGACGTTGAAGGAGACGTAG
- a CDS encoding Dual specificity protein phosphatase PPS1, giving the protein MAAVLARPTAIPERTATPPPQLSINTSQRGTPAPVPNKHLPFCSPGPRPGNRQLDTPPASPPSPSQLIETTSLTHPPNGFEKLFNDPPVYSIGAKKLSQALDHLATQPLPSPKQVFPWLHGLHAENQLQLAFFIARKKALRKTPRCIRGITIVKAGGDLTHSRIKGAIAPEELLKPVQAAKNKNVEDPEFLESDPKEGFSVRNFQIQACKMGTVSDIVVYGDNQTPREEVVRLAKRLSKAQTSWQKKTEGAFSSGRLFNTFILSEDYTIVECDHDDLIQLDSEGCMTDNVMDFFHWERLEMCSMSAPSEIAPNVWLGPTPDPNVHMGPDGIKNDAPDFDLLIECSDIAQIPDSKAFKCLEDLLHEKENGPFADNVVHQLEFPGSGSIMPPTWSHTEVDGLVSTCQWIHAQANRGIPEMDKRRDSKLSLTPPRDADGDSFMHSDDLPQCGRKILIHCTDGYTESSLLALAYYMYANAAPVHDAWLQLHINKGRNFFAYGSDVHLLRAIEPRLLQASPRHSGDLRMLCPQVPDWLEKMDGSLPSRILPYMYLGNLGHANNPKLLQELGIGQVLSVGEPVTWPKDALAEWPRQNTMFIDKVQDNGVDPLTEDFGKCLEFIENGRKKGTATLVHCRVGVSRSATICIAEVMNELGLSFPRAYCFVRARRLNVIIQPHLRFSYELLKWEESQCQKRGKPLRRELEWATIAREIAAMNKPYSRQG; this is encoded by the exons ATGGCCGCCGTACTCGCGAGACCCACGGCCATACCAGAACGAACGGCCACTCCACCTCCACAGCTCTCCATCAACACATCTCAACGAGGTACACCGGCGCCTGTACCCAACAAGCACTTGCCGTTCTGCTCGCCCGGACCACGGCCTGGCAATCGTCAGCTCGATACCCCTCCAGCCTCCCCGCCAAGTCCATCACAACTCATCGAGACCACATCATTGACACATCCACCCAATGGCTTCGAGAAACTGTTTAATGATCCGCCCGTGTACTCGATTGGTGCAAAGAAACTCTCGCAAGCACTAGATCACCTCGCAACGCAACCACTGCCTTCGCCAAAGCAGGTATTTCCGTGGCTGCATGGTCTACACGCCGAGAACCAATTGCAACTGGCCTTCTTCATCGCGAGGAAGAAGGCATTGCGGAAGACGCCAAGATGCATTCGTGGCATTACCATCGTGAAGGCCGGAGGTGACCTCACACACAGCAGGATTAAAGGTGCTATCGCGCCGGAAGAGCTGTTGAAGCCCGTACAGGCCGCAAAGAACAAGAATGTCGAAGATCCGGAGTTCTTGGAGTCGGACCCTAAGGAGGGATTCAGCGTGAGGAATTTCCAGATCCAGGCGTGTAAGATGGGGACTGTGAGTGATATTGTGGTGTATGGCGACAATCAGACACCAAGGGAAGAGGTTGTGAGGTTAGCAAAGAGGTTATCGAAAGCGCAGACGAGCTGGCAGAAGAAGACAGAAGGCGCATTTTCTTCTGGGAGGTTGTTTAATACGTTCATCTTGTCTG AAGACTATACCATCGTGGAGTGTGACCATGACGATCTGATACAGCTTGATTCCGAAGGCTGTATGACCGACAACGTGATGGACTTCTTCCACTGGGAGCGACTCGAGATGTGCTCCATGTCTGCGCCCAGCGAGATCGCACCAAACGTCTGGCTTGGACCGACTCCAGATCCAAATGTCCATATGGGTCCCGATGGCATTAAGAATGATGCCCCAGACTTCGATCTCCTTATCGAATGTAGTGACATCGCACAGATTCCGGATTCAAAGGCCTTCAAATGTCTGGAAGATCTGCTCcacgagaaggagaacggTCCGTTTGCAGATAATGTTGTGCATCAACTGGAGTTCCCTGGCTCTGGCTCGATCATGCCACCTACTTGGTCACACACCGAAGTCGATGGTCTCGTGTCCACGTGCCAATGGATCCACGCTCAAGCAAACCGCGGTATTCCAGAAATGGACAAGCGACGAGATAGCAAGCTGTCGCTGACACCACCTCGTGACGCCGATGGCGACAGCTTCATGCATAGCGACGACTTGCCTCAATGTGGCAGGAAGATTCTCATTCATTGCACAGATGGCTACACTGAGTCTTCTCTGCTTGCCCTGGCATACTACATGTACGCCAACGCCGCTCCTGTGCATGATGCCTGGCTCCAACTGCACATCAACAAAGGCCGCAACTTCTTCGCGTACGGATCTGATGTGCATCTCTTGAGAGCCATCGAACCTCGTTTGCTCCAGGCATCACCCAGGCATTCTGGAGACTTGAGAATGCTCTGCCCACAAGTGCCAGACTGGTTGGAGAAGATGGACGGGTCGCTACCGAGCCGAATCCTGCCGTACATGTATCTGGGTAATCTGGGGCATGCCAACAACCCCAAACTCCTGCAAGAGCTCGGCATTGGCCAGGTCCTGAGTGTCGGCGAACCCGTGACGTGGCCGAAGGACGCGTTAGCGGAGTGGCCACGACAAAACACAATGTTCATCGACAAAGTCCAGGATAATGGCGTCGATCCGCTGACGGAGGATTTTGGAAAGTGCCTCGAATTCATTG AAAATGGTCGAAAGAAAGGCACTGCCACTCTTGTGCATTGCCGTGTCGGTGTGTCGCGATCTGCGACGATCTGCATTGCTGAGGTTATGAACGAGCTGGGCTTGTCGTTCCCTCGCGCATACTGCTTCGTTCGTGCGCGGCGGCTGAACGTGATCATTCAGCCTCATCTTCGCTTTTC TTACGAACTCCTCAAATGGGAAGAATCTCAATGCCAAAAACGCGGCAAACCTCTCCGCCGCGAACTCGAATGGGCTACGATTGCGCGCGAAATCGCGGCTATGAATAAGCCGTACTCGCGGCAGGGATAG
- a CDS encoding 1,3-beta-glucanosyltransferase gel2 — protein sequence MKSLTSLALCALATTTLAVNPIVVQQQEFVDSETNERFMIIGVDYQPGGQGAYGTGGGDPLSNATICLRDAALMQNMGINTIRSYNVDPTLNHDECASIFNSVGIYMLIDVNSPLGGQSIDRTNPSGTYTTDYLRHIFTVVEAFKSYPNTLGFFGGNEIINDIGTAEDNPPYMRAVQRDLKNYIAAHADRTIPVGYSAAQVQDVLQDTWAYLQCNNSDTGEDMSRSDFFGLNSYSWCGSQSSFTISGYDQLVQTFGNTTIPVFFSEYGCNDPVPRVFDEVPVLYGPEMTVLSGGLVYEWTQETSNYGLLEANSNGSASLLPDFDVLLAQYQKLNITLITTQNETATNLQPPRCSAGLIGESGFSTDFDIPEPPSGAEALISQGVSNAPTGTIVPVTNTEVNVPVYATNGGEISGLVIRPANGANRPGDGSGLSTAGPSGTQTGKSSSSSGLAARPTGAVMGGSAVAAAVFGAAMLAL from the exons ATGAAGTCT CTCACATCCCTCGCACTCTGCGCCCTCGCCACCACCACCCTCGCCGTCAACCCGATCGTCGTTCAACAGCAGGAATTCGTCGACTCGGAGACCAACGAGAGGTTCATGATCATTGGTGTCGACTACCAGCCAGGCGGACAAGGTGCTTACGGCACTGGAGGCGGAGACCCATTGAGCAATGCCACGATCTGTCTGCGCGATGCGGCGCTCATGCAGAACATGGGCATCAACACCATTCGCTCCTACAACGTCGACCCGACTCTCAACCACGATGAGTGCGCGAGCATCTTCAACTCGGTGGGCATCTACATGTTGATCGATGTCAACTCGCCGTTGGGAGGACAGTCGATTGATCGGACGAATCCAAGTGGGACGTATACCACCGACTACCTCAGGCACATCTTCACCGTTGTGGAGGCTTTCAAGAGTTATCCGAACACTTTGGGCTTCTTTGGGGGGAATGAGATTATCAATGATATTGGCACTGCTGAGGATAATCCTCCGTACATGCGTGCTGTGCAGCGAGATCTGAAGAACTACATCGCGGCGCATGCGGACAGGACCATTCCGGTGGGATACTCTGCGGCTCAGGTTCAGGATGTGCTACAGGATACGTGGGCATACCTCCAGTGCAACAACTCGGACACCGGCGAGGACATGTCTCGATCTGACTTCTTCGGATTGAACTCCTACTCCTGGTGCGGTAGCCAGTCCAGCTTCACCATCTCTGGCTATGATCAACTGGTCCAAACCTTCGGCAACACTACGATCCCAGTCTTCTTCAGCGAGTATGGCTGCAACGACCCCGTACCACGAGTCTTCGACGAAGTACCAGTACTTTACGGCCCCGAGATGACAGTCCTCTCCGGTGGCCTTGTCTACGAATGGACACAAGAGACCTCTAACTACGGTCTCCTCGAAGCCAACAGCAACGGCTCAGCCTCCCTCCTGCCCGATTTCGACGTCTTGCTCGCGCAGTATCAGAAGCTTAACATAACTCTGATCACCACGCAAAACGAGACGGCCACGAACCTGCAACCACCACGCTGCAGCGCCGGTCTCATTGGTGAGTCTGGTTTCAGCACAGACTTCGATATCCCCGAACCACCAAGCGGCGCTGAAGCTCTCATTTCGCAAGGTGTCTCGAATGCGCCGACAGGCACAATCGTCCCAGTAACAAACACCGAGGTCAACGTCCCGGTCTACGCTACTAACGGTGGCGAGATCAGCGGCCTTGTGATCAGACCTGCCAATGGTGCTAACCGCCCTGGCGATGGGTCTGGTCTGTCGACTGCGGGCCCGTCGGGTACGCAGACTGGTAAAAGCTCCAGCAGTAGTGGTCTTGCTGCGAGACCTACTGGTGCTGTAATGGGTGGAAGTGCAGTGGCTGCGGCGGTCTTCGGAGCTGCTATGCTCGCGCTCTAG